The sequence below is a genomic window from Desertifilum tharense IPPAS B-1220.
TTGGCGTAAACAATTTGCCCGCTGCGATCGTGAATGGAAATGCCGATGGGAATGGCGTCTAGAAATTTTTGCAGGCGGCTTTGGGTGGCTTGCACTTCTGCGTAGCGTTGGGCGGCTTGGAGGGCGATCGCGGCGGGGATAGCTAAGAGCTGAATGCGCTCTTTATCCTGTTCTGTGAAGGGGCTAGGCTTTAGGCTTTTTTCCAGGTAAATGAACCCGATCGGGCGCTCTTGGTGCAGCAAGGGGCAACAGAGAACCGATTTGGCTTGGCGTTGCTGAATTGTCGATAGGATGGGGGTACGGCTGCGGGTTGCTTGTTCGATCGCCGCGAGAGAGACCCGTCTTTTGAGGGGCAGCGATCGCAAAACTTCTACTTGATGGCTGCGAGCTGATTTAGCGGCTTCTATTTTGAACTCGCCGTCTTTTTCTAAGAGAATATAACCGCTTTGAGCTTCTACGGTTTCGATCAAGATGCCAATTAAAGTAATCAGCAGTTGATGAAGTTCAATTTCGCTGGCGATCTTGCTTTGGAGTTGGATCAAGGTTGCCAGATCGAAGGGTTTGGAAGACGGAGGCTCAGGGTTACGGGAGTGCATGAGATGAGGCGATCGATTGTTCATCTAAAGCGAACGCCCTACTGGGGCATTTTGAAGGAGACTTAATGATACATAATACTCAAGAATCATCGACGCTTGAGGCTTTGTACTCTAGATATCTCTCAAGAGGTTACAGCGAACTGTCAAACAGAATACTGGGCGAATGATTACCGATCGTTTCAGACGGTTTCAGAGAAAATCCCTGAAGAATTAGCTTGACTTTGAGCATTTTTTTGAAAGAATAAACTTTATCAAAAATTTATCAAAAACCTGACAAAGTTTCCGGATAAGCCTCGCTATAATCGTTCCATCTCCCCTTTATCAATCGCTTGTCATCGAGAGGATTGTAACAAATCTCCTCGTTTCTAAAATCATTTCCTTTCAGGAAAACTGTTGAATTGCTCAGAACAAATAATTTCCCAAGCCTCCTCTTAATTCAGGTTGTTTCAGGTGAATTCAGAGGGTTCAAGAGAAAATACAAGACACAATCTGTTACGAAAGCCACATTTTTTTGCAGTTGGGGTCGAACCCTGCAAAACCCAACATCAGCGGGTTTTTGAGCGTTGGGTCAGTCCATCAGATAGCAGGCGGCTTCACCAACAGCACGTTCAACGCGCCCATTGAGGCTGGCTAAAGCTATAATCTGCAACACCCCAACTATCCAAAAAGGGGCGAAAAACATCAACACTCAATCATGCAGGGTCAAACGGATACGCGCTATCAAGATTGGGCCTGGCCATTGTGGCCCGTTGTTCCCCTTTATCCCTATGGCAGGCGGCGCACCCTCCGCCAAGAAGTCGTTAAAGACAAGATTTGGACCTTTGAGCAATCTCAAGGGATTCTTTACGTCGTCGTGCCGATCCGCATGAGCGCGATCGCTCTAGAATCAGGGGGGTTACTCATCTATGCACCCGTCGCCCCCACCCCAGAGTGCATCCGCCTAGTACGAGAACTCGAAGCCGAACACGGCGAAGTTCAAGCCATTGTTCTACCCACCATATCGGGAATCGAGCATAAAGTCTTCGTTGGCCCCTTTGCCCGTCACTTCCCGCAAGCCCAAGTTTACGTCGCCCCGCATCAATGGAGTTTTCCGGTGAATCTTCCCCTGAGTTGGTTAGGGTTCCCCCGAAAACGCACGCATATCCTACCCACCGATAGCCGTCAAAACCCCTTGAGCGATGAATTTGACTATGCTATCCTCGGCCCCATCGAACTCGGTCCCGGACGCTTTGCTGAAGTCGCCCTATTCCACAAGCGATCGCGTACCCTATTCGTAACAGACTCCGTACTCGCCATCCCCCCAGAACCCCCCGAAATCATCCAACTCGAACCCTATCCCCTGCTATTCCACGCCAAAGACGACGCCCTGCACAAAGTTCTCGATAGCCCCGAAAACCGTCGCAAAGGCTGGCAAAGAATCTCCTTATTTGCCTTTTACTTCTCGCCCAGTACCCTCAACGTCGCGAACCTCTTTCAATCCATCCGCGACGCCTTCGCCGCCCCAGACCGCTCTAAACAGGCGTATTTTGGCTGGTTTCCCTTCCAGTGGCAAGACAACTGGCAGCAGTCCTTTCACGCCCTATCCCGACAGGGGCGGTTATTTGTTGCCCCCATTTTGCAAACCCTGATTCTCAACCGCGCCCCCCAAGAAACCCTCGACTGGGTTAACCGCGTGCAACAATGGAATTTTCAACAAATTATTCCCTGTCACATGCAGGCCGTTATTCCAGCTGATGGCGAACAATTTCGCCAAGCATTTGCATTTCTCGAAAAACCCCAATCTACCCTAGAAGGGAATCGTTTACCAGAAGCCGACTTTCAACTGCTGCAAACCCTTAACCGCGCCCTGACGCAAACCCGTATTGTCCCCCCTGCCAAACTCGATTAAAGATTCAGGGTTTATTAGAGTTGAGACAGTAGGGTATTCTGATTCAACAGTGGCCCAATTTGAACACCCTCCCATGACTTCTGTGCTGCCTCACCAAAAAGCAAAAGCCCTCAAACCCGGTAGTCGTCGCCCTGCAAAGGAACTCTGTAGCGAGTGCGGTTTGTGCGATACCTATTACGTTCACTATGTTAAAGAAGCCTGTGCCTTTATTCATCAGCAAGTGGCGGAACTTGAAGAACAGGCACATGGTAGAAGTCGCAATTTGGAAAACCCGGATGATTTATACTTCGGCGTTAACCAGAAGATGATGGCGGCGCGGAAAACGCAACCCATTGAGGGGGCGCAGTGGACGGGAATTGTGAGTAGCATTGCCATTGAAATGCTGACTTCGGGTAAGGTTGAAGGCGTGGTTTGCGTCCAAAATACCGCTGAAGACCGCTTTCAACCGATGCCTGTGATTGCGCGTACCCCTGAAGAGATTTTAGCGGCGCGGGTGAATAAACCGACGCTTTCCCCGAATTTATCGATTTTAGAGCAAGTGGAGCAATCGGGGATGAAGCGGTTGCTGGTGATTGGGGTTGGCTGCCAAATTCAGGCTTTGCGGGCGGTTGAACAAAAGTTGGGTTTAGAAAAGCTGTATGTGTTGGGGACGCCTTGCGTGGATAATGTCACCCGCGCAGGGTTGCAAAAGTTTTTAGAAACCACAAGCAAGTCTCCCGATACGGTGGTGCATTATGAGTTTATGCAAGATTTTCAGGTGCATTTCAAGCACCAGGATGGTTCTGAGGAGAAGGTACCGTTCTTTGGCTTAAATACAAAAGAACTGAAGGATGTGTTTGCACCTTCTTGTTTAAGTTGTTTTGATTATGTCAATTCCCTAGCTGATTTGGTGGTAGGGTATATGGGCGCGCCGTTTGGCTGGCAGTGGATTGTGGTTCGCAACGATCGCGGTCAGGAAATGCTCGATATGGCGATGTCTCAGCTTGAAACTCAGCCCGTTATGTCGAAGGGCGATCGCAAAAATGCGGTACAACAAAGTATCCCCGCCTACGAAAAAGGCGTCACTCTCCCCATGTGGGCAGCAAAACTAATGGGGGTGGTGATTGAAAAGGTCGGCCCAAAAGGCTTAGAATACGCCCGTTTTTCAATTGATTCCCACTTCACCCGCAACTACCTCTACGTCAAACGCCACCACCCCGAAAAGCTAGAGGATCACGTCCCAGAATACGCCAAGCGGATTGTCAGTCAATATCGCCTACCGGAGTAGGAATTGGGAGTCAGGGAAGAAGGGAATTGGGAGTTGGGAGTTAGGAGTTGGGGAAGAAGAGGATGGGGGGATGGGGGGATGGGGGGAAGAAGTAGGAAAACCTGGTAATTATTAACTCAGCACTCTTTTCCCCACTCAGCACTCAGCACTTTACACTCAGCACTTAGAGAAGCACTCAGCACTTTCTACTCTTTCCCTTACTCGGAACTCGGAATACCGCTACGCGGAAGCAAGCTACGGAACTTTGCACTCCTCCCCCCACTCAGCACTCAGCACTTTACACTCAGCACTGATTTAGAGGCTAGGGGTTACGCCGGTTTCTTGGGTGGAGGTGACGCGTTTTACGTCGCTGTAACCCATATTTTGAGCAACTTCGCGTAGAACGGTGATTTGACCTTCAAAGTCTAAGTCTTCGATATGATTGAGGACGTTTTGGATGGATTCGGTGATTTCGTAGTCTTCGGGCATATCCACTACAGTATCGCCCATTGCGATCGCCCAAGCATACCAAACCACTAATTGATTATTGGCGGTTAGCGCCCCATACGCCCGCGAATATTCGGTGTCTTTGGATTCCACGATATCGCGCATGATTTGCAGTTGCTCGTCATCGGATAACTCGAAGTAGTCGCCGAGGAGTTTGGGGGCTAATTCTGGTTCCGCCGCCGTGGGTTCGGCTGGGGTGATGGAATCTCCCATTTTTTCATAGGCGAGATACAAAAGCGCTAATTTGTCGTCGGTACTTAAAGAAAAGAAGGCTTTAGCAACGTTTTGAGTATTTTCGGTTAGGGCGCGAGAAGGATTCGCTGGCATAAAAACATTCCTTAATATTTTCGGTTTACGCGTCCATTGTGCCGAAAATGTTCGGAAGGAACAAAACTCTAATGAAGCATTTTCTGAAATTGAGTTTTCCACCCTGCGGTAGAGGTGAGAATCTTGTCTGAATCTAGGATTCCGGTTTCAATGCTTATTATCGAGCGCGATCGCAATTTTTGGCTTGCTGCATACAGGGATGCTGGCGATCGCTAAAATACTAGAGATCCTGAACCCTATACTCGCATGAAAATTGGACTGATTGGAACGGGCTTAATGGGACAGCCGATGGCGATGCGGTTGCTAGCAGCAAATCAATCTGTCATTGTTTATAACCGAACGGTGGCGAAACTGGAACCCCTCAAAGCCGCAGGTGCAGAAATTGCCGACTCGCCCCTTGCCCTCATCCAAGCTGCCGAGTGTATAATTTTGATGCTGACGGATGCCTCGGCGATACAGTCTGTTCTCCTCTCCTCAGAATGTCGGTCTGCACTTGCCGAACGGACTATTATTCAAATGGGAACTATCGCCCCAACGGATAGCCGCAACTTACATACAGAAATTGTGACAGCCGGGGGTAATTATCTAGAATCTCCTGTATTAGGCAGCATTCCCCAAGTAGAATCTGGAACCTTACAGGTTATGGTTGGGTCTACTCCCCATGA
It includes:
- a CDS encoding DUF4336 domain-containing protein — its product is MQGQTDTRYQDWAWPLWPVVPLYPYGRRRTLRQEVVKDKIWTFEQSQGILYVVVPIRMSAIALESGGLLIYAPVAPTPECIRLVRELEAEHGEVQAIVLPTISGIEHKVFVGPFARHFPQAQVYVAPHQWSFPVNLPLSWLGFPRKRTHILPTDSRQNPLSDEFDYAILGPIELGPGRFAEVALFHKRSRTLFVTDSVLAIPPEPPEIIQLEPYPLLFHAKDDALHKVLDSPENRRKGWQRISLFAFYFSPSTLNVANLFQSIRDAFAAPDRSKQAYFGWFPFQWQDNWQQSFHALSRQGRLFVAPILQTLILNRAPQETLDWVNRVQQWNFQQIIPCHMQAVIPADGEQFRQAFAFLEKPQSTLEGNRLPEADFQLLQTLNRALTQTRIVPPAKLD
- a CDS encoding Coenzyme F420 hydrogenase/dehydrogenase, beta subunit C-terminal domain codes for the protein MTSVLPHQKAKALKPGSRRPAKELCSECGLCDTYYVHYVKEACAFIHQQVAELEEQAHGRSRNLENPDDLYFGVNQKMMAARKTQPIEGAQWTGIVSSIAIEMLTSGKVEGVVCVQNTAEDRFQPMPVIARTPEEILAARVNKPTLSPNLSILEQVEQSGMKRLLVIGVGCQIQALRAVEQKLGLEKLYVLGTPCVDNVTRAGLQKFLETTSKSPDTVVHYEFMQDFQVHFKHQDGSEEKVPFFGLNTKELKDVFAPSCLSCFDYVNSLADLVVGYMGAPFGWQWIVVRNDRGQEMLDMAMSQLETQPVMSKGDRKNAVQQSIPAYEKGVTLPMWAAKLMGVVIEKVGPKGLEYARFSIDSHFTRNYLYVKRHHPEKLEDHVPEYAKRIVSQYRLPE
- a CDS encoding orange carotenoid protein N-terminal domain-containing protein, which produces MPANPSRALTENTQNVAKAFFSLSTDDKLALLYLAYEKMGDSITPAEPTAAEPELAPKLLGDYFELSDDEQLQIMRDIVESKDTEYSRAYGALTANNQLVVWYAWAIAMGDTVVDMPEDYEITESIQNVLNHIEDLDFEGQITVLREVAQNMGYSDVKRVTSTQETGVTPSL